One genomic window of Garra rufa chromosome 24, GarRuf1.0, whole genome shotgun sequence includes the following:
- the shisa2b gene encoding protein shisa-2: MRGCTGFPIAVSMVLTLLTIINVKASGEYCHGFHDGQGAWRDGFQCPERFDSAEAIICCGKCELRYCCSSTEARLDQGTCDNDKQTQDSNTGNKDNKNSGAVPIYVPFLIVGSVFVAFVLVGSVVAVCCCRCLRPKQEPSSGSGSGGASSSARVLETIPMMASTGTSRGSSSRQSSTATSSSSSAPPALPRPAPAPMLRAQASCCLPPDASVYVNMPTNFSVLNCQQATQILPHQGQFLHPQYIGFAHPVSPAPAFLDPTQAGYRPLQSPFPPPTSVASVASVTGDHKYPPVTM; encoded by the exons ATGCGGGGATGCACGGGATTCCCGATTGCCGTCTCAATGGTATTGACACTTTTGACCATCATCAATGTGAAGGCGAGTGGAGAATACTGTCACGGTTTTCATGACGGTCAGGGTGCATGGAGAGACGGCTTTCAGTGCCCGGAGCGCTTCGACAGCGCCGAGGCCATCATCTGCTGTGGGAAATGCGAGCTTAGATACTGCTGCTCCAGCACAGAAGCTCGCCTGGACCAGGGCACATGTGATAACGACAAGCAAACACAAGACAGCAACACTGGGAACAAGGACAACAAAAATTCTGGAGCAG TACCCATTTACGTGCCCTTCCTGATCGTCGGCTCGGTCTTCGTTGCCTTCGTGCTGGTGGGCTCCGTTGTGGCCGTGTGCTGTTGCCGCTGTCTCCGTCCCAAACAGGAGCCTTCCTCCGGCAGCGGCTCAGGAGGAGCGTCCAGCAGCGCCCGCGTCCTCGAAACGATTCCCATGATGGCCAGCACAGGTACGTCGAGAGGCTCGTCCTCCCGCCAATCGAGCACAGCCACCTCCTCCAGCTCTTCAGCTCCACCCGCACTTCCCCGTCCCGCACCCGCCCCTATGCTACGGGCCCAAGCCTCGTGCTGCCTTCCACCAGACGCCAGCGTCTACGTAAACATGCCTACCAACTTCTCAGTGCTAAACTGCCAGCAAGCCACTCAAATTCTCCCTCACCAAGGTCAGTTCCTACATCCTCAGTATATTGGATTCGCCCACCCTGTTTCTCCAGCTCCTGCCTTCCTAGATCCCACTCAAGCGGGATACCGCCCATTGCAGTCTCCGTTCCCTCCACCAACCAGCGTGGCTAGTGTGGCCAGTGTGACCGGGGATCACAAATACCCTCCGGTTACCATGTGA